A single window of Bacteroidia bacterium DNA harbors:
- the argH gene encoding argininosuccinate lyase, with product MKLWQKGFEISKEIENFTVGKDREMDLYLAPHDVIGSIAHITMLQSIGLLTQDELSTLKKELIALYYEIEKGNFVIEEGVEDVHSQVELHLTRKLGEVGKKIHSGRSRNDQVLLDLKLFIRKEIENTVHLVKELFDTLIELSEKHKHVLIPGYTHYQIAMPSSFGLWFGGYAESLVDDLITLQAAYRVANKNPLGSAAGYGSSFPLNRTMTTRLLGFEQLNVNVVYAQMGRGKTERIVAQAMANVAATLAKLAQDVCLYISQNFGFITFPDALTTGSSIMPHKKNPDVFELVRAKCNKIMALPNEISLITANLASGYHRDLQLIKENFIPAFAELNSCIYITNYAISQIIIKENILEDKRYEHLFSVEVVNDLVLKGVPFREAYRIVAEQIQNGTFNPPKEVKHTHEGSIGNLQNAIIQQEMQRVLESFPFEQVNNAINQLLQQ from the coding sequence ATGAAATTATGGCAAAAAGGCTTTGAAATCAGTAAAGAAATTGAGAACTTCACGGTTGGCAAGGACCGTGAAATGGACTTGTACCTTGCCCCACATGATGTGATAGGTTCAATTGCCCATATTACGATGCTGCAAAGCATCGGCTTGCTAACTCAAGATGAACTCTCTACACTAAAAAAAGAACTGATTGCTTTGTACTATGAAATCGAAAAAGGTAATTTTGTGATTGAAGAAGGAGTAGAAGATGTTCATTCACAAGTAGAATTGCACTTAACTCGTAAGTTAGGTGAGGTGGGCAAAAAGATTCATAGTGGGCGATCTCGTAATGACCAAGTACTATTAGATCTAAAACTTTTTATTCGCAAAGAAATTGAAAACACGGTTCATCTTGTCAAGGAATTATTTGATACACTTATTGAGCTAAGTGAGAAACATAAGCATGTTCTTATACCAGGGTATACGCACTATCAAATTGCTATGCCCTCTTCTTTTGGGCTTTGGTTTGGTGGATATGCTGAAAGCTTAGTAGATGACTTAATTACACTGCAAGCCGCTTACCGAGTAGCAAATAAAAATCCGTTAGGTTCTGCGGCAGGATACGGTTCATCTTTTCCGCTCAATCGTACAATGACTACACGGCTGCTGGGTTTTGAACAGCTCAACGTCAATGTAGTTTATGCTCAAATGGGAAGAGGAAAGACAGAACGGATTGTAGCACAAGCTATGGCTAACGTTGCGGCTACCTTAGCTAAACTTGCCCAAGATGTATGCTTGTATATTTCTCAAAATTTCGGCTTTATTACCTTTCCTGACGCACTAACCACAGGTTCAAGTATCATGCCACATAAAAAAAATCCTGATGTTTTTGAACTTGTACGCGCTAAGTGCAACAAAATTATGGCACTCCCCAATGAAATTAGCTTAATTACTGCCAATTTAGCATCAGGATATCACAGAGATTTACAACTTATCAAAGAAAACTTCATTCCTGCTTTTGCTGAACTTAATTCTTGTATTTATATCACTAATTACGCCATCAGTCAAATTATTATTAAGGAAAACATTTTAGAAGACAAACGATATGAACACCTGTTTAGCGTAGAGGTAGTAAATGATTTAGTATTAAAAGGCGTTCCTTTTAGAGAAGCTTACCGTATAGTAGCTGAACAGATTCAAAATGGTACATTTAATCCACCTAAAGAAGTCAAGCACACTCATGAAGGAAGTATCGGCAATTTACAAAATGCTATTATTCAACAGGAGATGCAGAGAGTTTTAGAGAGTTTTCCTTTTGAACAGGTCAATAATGCTATAAATCAACTTTTACAACAATAA